The proteins below are encoded in one region of Apium graveolens cultivar Ventura chromosome 4, ASM990537v1, whole genome shotgun sequence:
- the LOC141718590 gene encoding pelargonidin 3-O-(6-caffeoylglucoside) 5-O-(6-O-malonylglucoside) 4'''-malonyltransferase-like, with the protein MKVEIASREFVKSYHSTPPRLRDYNISLVDELSPAMNIPIILYYSNDNHCSSSRCKHLKRSLSKVLTRFYPFAGRYIKDSFKVDCSDQGAEFVEVVVDVSLDDFISQTKNEKMELLNCLLLRPIGAGDEVTDPLLAVQVNAFACGGWVIGVLASHKIADMSTSSSFIDKWVINAKQLLEGMDENHEYPMSPRWTSASLFPGKKLSGLPCGLPRVKEDSDDHKIVTKVFSFNKSSILRICEMARLDKSSERLATRVQSVFGIIGKAIMDIQVANHASSKEFLVSQTVNMREKTDPPIHKNQCGNLFLVSTAHIVAGKRGVEFQSIVNLLTQSVRREVENCKTILSVGGQVIITDGFDRLTRTLANLDSSSNLVFTDWSKFPFYEADFGLGKPV; encoded by the coding sequence ATGAAAGTTGAAATCGCATCCAGGGAGTTCGTAAAATCATACCATTCAACTCCACCCAGACTTAGGGACTATAATATATCATTAGTAGATGAGCTATCTCCAGCCATGAACATTCCTATTATCTTATATTACTCCAATGATAATCACTGTAGTAGTTCAAGATGCAAGCACTTGAAAAGGTCTCTTTCGAAAGTCTTAACCAGATTCTATCCATTTGCTGGTAGATACATCAAAGACAGTTTCAAGGTTGATTGCAGTGATCAAGGTGCTGAATTTGTGGAAGTGGTAGTTGATGTTAGCCTCGATGATTTCATTAGCCAAACAAAAAATGAGAAGATGGAGCTGCTTAATTGTTTACTTCTGCGTCCAATTGGTGCAGGTGATGAAGTCACCGATCCTTTGTTAGCTGTGCAAGTTAATGCTTTTGCATGCGGTGGATGGGTCATAGGGGTTTTGGCTTCACACAAAATTGCCGACATGTCAACAAGCAGCAGTTTCATTGACAAATGGGTTATCAATGCAAAGCAACTATTAGAGGGCATGGATGAAAATCATGAATATCCTATGTCCCCTAGATGGACCTCGGCTTCGTTGTTTCCCGGGAAAAAGTTGTCTGGTCTTCCATGCGGATTGCCCAGGGTTAAAGAAGATAGTGATGATCATAAGATTGTTACAAAGGTGTTTTCCTTCAACAAAAGTTCCATCTTAAGAATCTGTGAGATGGCTAGACTAGACAAATCAAGCGAGAGGTTAGCGACAAGGGTACAGTCTGTGTTTGGAATTATAGGGAAAGCTATAATGGATATACAGGTTGCTAATCATGCAAGCTCCAAGGAATTTTTAGTTAGTCAAACAGTGAACATGAGGGAAAAAACAGATCCGCCTATTCATAAAAACCAATGTGGAAATCTCTTCCTGGTATCGACTGCTCATATTGTGGCAGGCAAAAGAGGTGTTGAATTCCAAAGTATTGTCAATCTGCTTACACAATCTGTCCGAAGAGAAGTGGAAAATTGTAAAACGATACTCTCAGTTGGAGGGCAAGTGATAATAACTGATGGCTTTGATAGGTTGACGAGAACTCTTGCAAATCTTGATAGTTCTAGTAACCTTGTGTTCACTGACTGGAGTAAGTTTCCATTTTATGAAGCTGATTTTGGGTTGGGAAAACCCGTCTGA
- the LOC141718589 gene encoding secreted RxLR effector protein 161-like, whose amino-acid sequence MVGRLRYLVHTWPDISYAVGMVSRYMERPTILHQNVVKRILRYIKGTLDYGLIYSKQGGNNILTVYLDSDLTGNIDDRRSTGGIVFYLNENMITWMSQKQKCVALSSCEAEFMVATAAACQGMWLRNVLSQVMNECIGPIVLYIDNKSAIDLAKNHVFHGRSKHISIRYHFIRECVERGEIVIKHIASEHQRADILTKALSTIKFERMRELLGVKELV is encoded by the coding sequence ATGGTGGGTAGACTTCGTTACCTTGTTCATACATGGCCTGACATTTCGTATGCTGTTGGCATGGTAAGTCGTTACATGGAACGACCAACTATTCTTCATCAAAATGTTGTAAAGAGGATACTTCGATATATAAAAGGCACGCTTGACTACGGACTGATCTATTCGAAACAGGGAGGTAATAACATTCTAACGGTATATTTAGATAGCGATTTGACAGGTAATATTGATGACAGGAGGAGTACTGGGGGTATCGTGTTTTATTTAAATGAAAACATGATCACATGGATGTCTCAAAAGCAGAAATGTGTAGCTTTGTCCTCCTGTGAGGCCGAATTCATGGTTGCCACAGCGGCCGCTTGTCAAGGTATGTGGCTTCGAAATGTTTTAAGTCAGGTGATGAATGAATGCATAGGGCCAATTGTTCTATACATAGACAACAAGTCAGCTATAGATCTTGCCAAAAATCATGTTTTCCATGGGCGCAGCAAGCATATTAGTATTCGTTATCATTTCATTCGGGAGTGTGTGGAGCGTGGGGAAATAGTCATAAAGCACATAGCTAGTGAACATCAACGAGCTGACATTTTGACAAAGGCACTGTCCACCATCAAGTTTGAGAGAATGAGAGAACTTCTGGGAGTAAAGGAACTTGTCTGA